Genomic segment of Thermodesulfobacteriota bacterium:
CTGTTGTTATATTTTCCGCAAAATCTCCTGGTCCCACATCCAGTCCAAGATTTCTCATCTTCTCAATACTTTCGATTGAGAGAAGGCTTACCTGTCTATGCATAAACCCGAAGTGTCCGTCTCCTTGAAGGCCCTTGTCTTTAACGAGAAAAGCATTATTGACGTTCCTTTTTTTTTCTCCCTTTTTTTCACTTGTGTTCACTGATATTACCCTTCCCTTATTCATCTTACGAACCTTCCGCTTTTGCCGCCTTCTTTTTCAATAAGATAAAAAGGACCGAGCACAATCCTTTTATCCACGGCTTTTAGCATGTCGTAGACAGTAAGCGCACTCACAAGGACAGCTGTGAGGGACTCCATCTCAACGCCGGTTTTGCCTTCGCATTTTACCGTGCTTTCTATCTCTAGGGCTGATTCCACGTCATTTAAGCTAAACTCTATCTCTACGTGGGATAGAAGAAGCGGATGGCAAAGAGGGACAAGCTCATGAGTTTTCTTTGCAGCCATTATTCCGGCAAGTCGGGCAGTTCCCAAAATGTCTCCTTTTGGTCCTTCCCCTCTTTTTAGAAGCTCGTACGTGCTCTTCGACATTTTCACACACCCGTACGCTTTAGCCTGCCTGAGTGTGATTTCTTTTCCGCTTACATCTACCATTCTTGCCTTGCCTTCTTCATCTATATGGGTAAGTTTCACACTAGCCTCCGATATGTCTTAAACTTCTCTGGCATTTCCTTATGAGGCCATGTTCTTCCTTCCTTTCCGGTTTTTCTTTTACAGCCTTCACAATAAGCCTTTCTATTTCTTCGTCAGAAGCTCCGCTCCTTAAGGCACTTTTTAAATCATATTCCACATCTGAAAAAAGGCAGGGCTTTATCCTACCTCTGGAAGTTAAGCGGATTCTGTTACAACTTGTGCATAGGTGGGAGGAGACCGGACTTATAAAGCCCACCTTGCCTTTTCCGTTTTTTATCCTGTAAACCACAGCCGGTCCCTGTTCAGAGTTTAAATCCGGTTCAAGTTCGAAATGCTCCTCTATCCGTTTTCTTATAAGCTCTGTCGGAACTACTCTCTCTTCCGTCCAGAAGCCTTCTTCCCCGAAGGGCATAAATTCTATGAACCTTATCTCCAAGTCAAGCCTACTGGCAATCTCAACAAAGTCGACAACTTCGTCATCGTTTATGCCTTTTATGATGACCGTGTTTATCTTTACAGGTCTAAGCCCAAAAAGGAGGGCTTTTTCTATTCCCCTTATAACCTTTTCTATTTCGTCAAAACCCGTTATGTATCTGAAACGGTCCTTCTTTAAAGTGTCCAGGCTCACATTTATCCTTTTTAAGCCACATTCCTTAAGTTCCGAAATTTTTTCTTCCAGAAGTACTCCGTTCGTTGTAAGGCTTATGTCCTCTATCCCTTCAATAGACGTTAAACTCCTAATAAGCAGTGAAAGGCCCTTTCTCAGAAGAGGTTCTCCGCCTGTGAGTCTTACCTTCGTTATTCCCAATTTCGAACATACCCTTACAAATCTGGTGATTTCTTCGTAAGATAGGATTTCGCTATGCGGCACGAAGGGTACCTTTCCGTCTACACAGTATCTACATTTAAGGTTACACCTATCGGTAATCGATATCCTTAAGTAGTTGATCCGCCTTTCGAACCTATCTTTTAACATACTTTATCTTTCCTGTGTCGGCTAAATTGTAGCCTCCGATAATCTCTAGCTTCTTTTTGAACTCCCCAGATGTGATTATATCATATATGGTCTCAAATTTAGCGTCCTTAACAAACTCCTCGGATACGAGGAGATCAAAATCTTCCTCCGCAAGGGGTATGAAATCGAGGTCAAAAAGTCTTGCCACACTGAATGTTGTCAATCCGCAGTCCGCAATTGATTCCTTTATCATTATTCCTACCCTTGTGTGGGAAGACTCTTCTCTATCGTATCCGTCTATCTTTTCCTTTGGAATGCCCTTTTGAGAAATAAGCGTATCAAAAAGGATTCGAGTTCCGGATCCATACTGTCTGTTTACGAACTTTACCCCTTCCTTTGCTATATCTTCAATCCCTCTTATCTTTTTCGGGTTTCCTTTTTTCA
This window contains:
- a CDS encoding MOSC domain-containing protein — encoded protein: MNKGRVISVNTSEKKGEKKRNVNNAFLVKDKGLQGDGHFGFMHRQVSLLSIESIEKMRNLGLDVGPGDFAENITTEGLDLSSLTLGKKLKVGERVILRVTQIGKECHERCAIYYMAGDCIMPKEGIFAEVIEGGVVKVGDPIEVIE
- the moaC gene encoding cyclic pyranopterin monophosphate synthase MoaC, translating into MKLTHIDEEGKARMVDVSGKEITLRQAKAYGCVKMSKSTYELLKRGEGPKGDILGTARLAGIMAAKKTHELVPLCHPLLLSHVEIEFSLNDVESALEIESTVKCEGKTGVEMESLTAVLVSALTVYDMLKAVDKRIVLGPFYLIEKEGGKSGRFVR
- the moaA gene encoding GTP 3',8-cyclase MoaA; the protein is MLKDRFERRINYLRISITDRCNLKCRYCVDGKVPFVPHSEILSYEEITRFVRVCSKLGITKVRLTGGEPLLRKGLSLLIRSLTSIEGIEDISLTTNGVLLEEKISELKECGLKRINVSLDTLKKDRFRYITGFDEIEKVIRGIEKALLFGLRPVKINTVIIKGINDDEVVDFVEIASRLDLEIRFIEFMPFGEEGFWTEERVVPTELIRKRIEEHFELEPDLNSEQGPAVVYRIKNGKGKVGFISPVSSHLCTSCNRIRLTSRGRIKPCLFSDVEYDLKSALRSGASDEEIERLIVKAVKEKPERKEEHGLIRKCQRSLRHIGG